A single window of Ananas comosus cultivar F153 linkage group 17, ASM154086v1, whole genome shotgun sequence DNA harbors:
- the LOC109722883 gene encoding obtusifoliol 14-alpha demethylase, with amino-acid sequence MDRAESKFVAGGVLLLATIVFVKLVAALLRSGPGKRLPPTAKGLPLLGGLLRFMKGPIVMVREEYAKLGSVFTVNLLNRRVTFFVGPEVSAHFFKAPEADLSQQEVYQFNVPTFGPGVVFDVDYSVRQEQFRFFTEALRVAKLRSYVDQMVLEAQEYFSKWGESGTVDLKYELEHLIILTASRCLLGREVREKLFDDVSALFHDLDNGMQPISVIFPYLPIPAHRQRDRARARLAEIFATIIKARKASGQSEEDMLQCFIDSKYKDGRPTSESEVTGLLIAALFAGQHTSSITSTWTGAYLLRHREFLVNAVEEQKEILKKHGEKIDHDILSEMDVLYRCIKEALRLHPPLIMLLRQSHSEFTVRTREGKEYDIPKGHIVATSPAFANRLSHIYKDPDTYDPDRFSPGREEDKAAGAFSYISFGGGRHGCLGEPFAYLQIKAIWSHLLRNFEFELISPFPENNWNAMVVGVKGEVMVRYKRRKLTVDN; translated from the exons ATGGATCGCGCGGAGAGCAAGTTCGTCGCCGGAGGAGTCCTCCTCCTCGCCACGATCGTCTTCGTGAAGCTCGTCGCCGCGCTCCTCCGATCGGGGCCGGGGAAGCGGCTCCCCCCCACGGCGAAGGGGCTCCCGCTCCTCGGCGGGCTCCTCCGGTTCATGAAGGGCCCGATCGTCATGGTGAGGGAGGAGTACGCCAAGCTCGGGAGCGTGTTCACCGTGAATCTGCTGAACCGCAGGGTCACCTTCTTCGTCGGTCCCGAGGTGTCGGCGCACTTCTTCAAGGCGCCCGAGGCCGATCTGAGCCAGCAGGAGGTCTACCAGTTCAACGTCCCCACCTTCGGCCCCGGCGTCGTCTTCGACGTCGACTACTCCGTGCGCCAGGAGCAGTTCCGGTTCTTCACGGAGGCGCTGAGGGTCGCGAAGCTGCGGAGCTATGTGGATCAGATGGTTCTAGAGGCTCAG gaGTACTTTTCAAAATGGGGAGAGAGTGGCACTGTGGACCTAAAATATGAGCTGGAGCACCTCATCATATTAACTGCAAGCCGATGCCTGCTCGGTAGAGAAGTTCGTGAGAAGCTGTTTGACGATGTGTCCGCCCTCTTCCACGACCTTGACAACGGCATGCAGCCCATCAGCGTGATCTTCCCCTACCTCCCCATCCCGGCTCACCGCCAGCGCGACCGCGCCCGTGCCCGCCTTGCTGAGATCTTCGCCACTATCATCAAGGCCCGCAAAGCCTCTGGCCAGTCAGAAGAAGACATGTTGCAATGCTTCATCGATTCGAAATACAAAGACGGCCGTCCCACCAGTGAAAGTGAAGTGACCGGCCTCCTCATAGCCGCCCTCTTTGCCGGTCAGCACACTAGCTCCATAACTTCCACCTGGACCGGTGCCTACCTCCTCCGCCACCGAGAGTTCCTCGTGAACGCGGTGGAGGAGCAAAAGGAAATTTTGAAAAAGCACGGCGAGAAAATTGACCATGATATTCTGTCAGAGATGGACGTTCTTTACCGTTGTATTAAAGAAGCGCTAAGGCTGCACCCGCCATTGATCATGCTTCTCCGACAGTCACACTCGGAGTTCACAGTGAGAACTCGGGAAGGGAAGGAGTACGACATCCCCAAGGGGCATATAGTGGCCACCTCCCCAGCCTTTGCGAACAGGCTATCTCACATCTACAAGGACCCCGATACATATGATCCGGATAGGTTCTCGCCCGGTAGGGAGGAGGACAAGGCAGCGGGGGCGTTTTCGTACATTTCTTTCGGCGGCGGGCGGCACGGGTGCCTCGGTGAGCCATTCGCCTACTTGCAGATAAAGGCGATATGGAGTCATCTTCTACGAAACTTCGAGTTCGAGCTCATCTCGCCTTTCCCTGAGAACAATTGGAATGCGATGGTCGTTGGGGTTAAGGGCGAGGTGATGGTGAGGTACAAGCGACGGAAGCTGACCGTCGACAACTAA
- the LOC109722884 gene encoding charged multivesicular body protein 5-like, which translates to MRVLKQRKMYEAQQETLYNQTFNLDQVAFAAEGLKDAKQTMTALQSANKELKGVMRTVNIDDIDRMQDEMMDLMDRSNEVQESLGRNYNVPDDIDEEDLLGELDALEADMGMETEPNAVPSYLQPDKETELEEEMTLPAAPTGQAAAAQPNWHSAPMEDELGLPAVPRASLRG; encoded by the exons ATGAGAGTACTTAAACAGAGGAAGAT GTATGAAGCACAGCAGGAGACGCTTTACAATCAGACCTTTAACCTTGACCAAGTTGCTTTTGCTGCAGAGGGACTAAAAGATGCTAAGCAAACT ATGACAGCTTTGCAGTCTGCCAATAAAGAGCTAAAAGGAGTGATGCGAACTGTGAATATCGATGACATAGAT CGTATGCAAGATGAGATGATGGATCTGATGGATAGGAGCAATGAAGTACAAGAATCTCTCGGCAGAAACTACAATGTCCCTGATGACATTGATGAGGAAGATCTTTTGGGCG AGTTAGATGCTTTGGAAGCTGACATGGGAATGGAGACGGAACCTAATGCGGTCCCATCCTATCTTCAACCAGATAAAGAGACAGAGTTGGAGGAGGAAATGACGTTGCCTGCAGCACCTACAGGCCAGGCTGCAGCAGCACAACCTAACTGGCACAGCGCCCCG ATGGAGGATGAGCTAGGCTTGCCGGCGGTTCCCAGAGCATCTCTTCGTGGTTAA
- the LOC109722882 gene encoding LOW QUALITY PROTEIN: putative pentatricopeptide repeat-containing protein At2g01510 (The sequence of the model RefSeq protein was modified relative to this genomic sequence to represent the inferred CDS: deleted 1 base in 1 codon) translates to MRFRPLRPNAFPSSLTSLSPPLTSPTISPKRFLLLLRRRSATTEAPDHALVDAAMVKTGFDLRTYRANHLLDSLLRRGDFSRARQLFDEMPHKNTFTVNRMISGYARAGDLDEAVRLFALAPHRNAVTWTILIGACSAADRSREALSLFVGMTREGIRPDHVAITAALGVCGSGGGSDASNWAEQIHTHVVKSGFGANLVVCNTLVDSYCKCELLSGARTLFDEMPERDSVTYNAIIMGYSKEGSYFTALELFIEMRDLILKPSQFTFSGVLTSATGLCDLGLGKQIHGLVVKANFGWNVFVNNSLLDFYSKCHCLGDAEALFDEMAERDNVSYNVMISGYAWNGCVREFLDLFREMQLMGFDRKACPFASLLSVAGAVPSVQMGRQIHAQVIITDSASDDLVGNALIDMYSKCGMLDVAEMIFMKKHDKNTVSWTSIISGYIQNGYSEEALKLFCEMRRAGLNPDRATFSTILRASSGLAMVSVGKQLHSYLIRFGYLSNVFSGSALLDTYAKCGCLDESHKIFQEMPERNIVSWNAMVAAYAQNGLGKKAIEIFEEMLRSGVEPDLVTFLSVLSACSHSGLVDEGLWYFELMTREFGLNPTKDHYACVIDILGRVGRFDEVEKLLSQIPFDSDQIIWNSILNSCRIHGHQELGQRAADKLFRMELKDAAPFVIMSNLYAKSGQWEEAAKVKKMMRDRGVRKEPAYSWVEIKEKAYTFSSNDQTNSRISEIKSLLKNLSEEMEKDGYKPDIGCADHLFDEEVKVEYLKQHSERLAIAVALTNAAEGLPCTVCRPAIKGKYFMKLDKIPGACG, encoded by the exons ATGAGATTCCGACCGTTGAGACCCAATGCGTTTCCCTCCTCCCTCACatccctctctccccctctcacgTCCCCCACAATCTCCCCCAAAcgctttctcctcctcctccgccgccgcagcgccACCACCGAAGCTCCCGACCATGCGCTCGTCGACGCCGCGATGGTCAAAACGGGCTTCGACCTCCGCACCTACCGCGCGAACCACCTCCTGGACTCCCTCCTCCGCAGAGGCGATTTCTCCCGCGCGCGCCaactgttcgacgaaatgccccaCAAGAACACCTTCACTGTGAACCGCATGATCTCCGGCTACGCCAGAGCCGGGGACCTCGACGAGGCGGTGCGCCTCTTCGCCCTCGCGCCCCACCGCAACGCAGTCACGTGGACCATACTGATCGGCGCGTGCTCTGCCGCCGATCGGTCGCGAGAAGCGCTCTCCCTGTTTGTGGGGATGACCCGTGAGGGAATTCGGCCGGACCATGTGGCGATCACCGCCGCTCTCGGCGtctgcggcagcggcggcggctccGACGCATCGAATTGGGCCGAACAGATTCATACCCACGTTGTGAAATCCGGTTTCGGAGCGAACCTTGTGGTGTGCAACACTTTGGTGGACTCCTACTGCAAGTGCGAGCTCCTCAGTGGGGCCCGGAcgctgtttgatgaaatgcccgAGAGGGACTCGGTCACTTATAATGCGATCATAATGGGCTATTCGAAAGAAGGGTCTTACTTTACGGCCTTGGAGCTGTTTATCGAAATGAGGGACTTAATCTTAAAGCCCTCTCAGTTCACCTTTTCCGGCGTTTTGACCTCCGCGACCGGATTATGTGATTTGGGTCTCGGGAAACAGATTCACGGTCTCGTGGTTAAAGCGAACTTCGGATGGAACGTGTTCGTAAACAATTCTTTGTTGGATTTCTACTCGAAATGCCATTGTTTAGGTGATGCGGAAGCGCTGTTTGATGAGATGGCTGAGAGGGACAATGTTTCTTATAACGTCATGATCTCAGGATACGCGTGGAATGGTTGCGTCAGAGAGTTTCTGGATCTCTTCAGAGAGATGCAGTTAATGGGTTTTGATCGGAAGGCGTGCCCTTTCGCTAGCTTGTTGAGTGTCGCAGGAGCCGTTCCTAGTGTACAAATGGGGAGGCAAATTCATGCTCAGGTTATTATAACTGATTCCGCCTCTGATGATCTTGTGGGCAATGCGCTTATCGATATGTACTCGAAATGTGGAATGTTGGATGTCGCGGAAATGATATTTATGAAAAAACATGATAAAAATACCGTCTCTTGGACTTCAATCATCTCAGGATATATTCAAAATGGTTACTCCGAGGAAGCGCTAAAGTTATTCTGTGAGATGAGAAGAGCGGGGCTGAACCCTGATAGGGCGACGTTTTCTACCATCCTTAGAGCTTCATCCGGCCTGGCAATGGTCAGCGTTGGAAAACAGCTGCACTCTTACTTAATAAGATTTGGTTACTTGTCGAATGTTTTTTCGGGAAGTGCACTTCTTGATACGTATGCAAAGTGTGGTTGCTTAGATGAGAGCCATAAAATATTCCAGGAAATGCCTGAAAGAAACATAGTTTCATGGAATGCCATGGTTGCTGCCTATGCGCAAAACGGGCTGGGGAAGAAGGCTATTGAAATATTCGAAGAAATGCTGCGATCTGGTGTTGAACCTGATTTAGTCACATTTTTAAGTGTCCTCTCAGCATGCAGTCACAGCGGCCTCGTAGATGAAGGGTTGTGGTACTTTGAGCTGATGACTCGGGAATTTGGCTTAAACCCTACGAAAGACCACTATGCTTGTGTTATTGATATATTAGGTCGTGTGGGTCGGTTCGATGAAGTAGAGAAATTGCTGAGTCAGATCCCGTTTGATTCTGATCAGATAATTTGGAATTCCATTCTTAATTCATGTAGAATTCACGGGCATCAGGAATTAGGGCAGCGGGCAGCTGATAAGCTATTTAGGATGGAGCTCAAAGATGCTGCTCCCTTTGTTATAATGTCGAACCTATATGCTAAATCTGGCCAGTGGGAAGAAGCAGCGAaggtgaagaagatgatgagggATCGAGGGGTAAGGAAGGAGCCAGCATATAGTTGGGTCGAAATAAAGGAAAAGGCATATACTTTCTCGTCGAACGATCAGACAAATTCAAGGATAAGCGAGATAAAGTCgctcttaaaaaatttaagtgaaGAAATGGAGAAGGATGGTTATAAGCCTGACATTGGGTGTGCGGATCATTTATTTGACGAG GAAGTGAAGGTGGAATACTTGAAGCAGCACAGTGAAAGACTGGCGATTGCCGTTGCTTTGACGAATGCCGCAGAGGGACTGCCTTGCACAGTTTGCCGTCCAGCAATCAAAG GAAAATATTTCATGAAGTTGGATAAAATACCAGGTGCCTGCGGTTGA